The following is a genomic window from Bacillota bacterium.
GGCCGTTCGCGGCAGAGCGGGCGGGTGCGCTCCCGACCCTTGACCTCGTGAACCTGTGCTATTCGGGCAGGTTTTCCAAAGAAGAGGTCCTGCGAATGCTGGTAGGGGGCGGCGGGCTCATGTCGCACCTTAACACGCGGGACATCCGCGAGGTCGAAGCCAGGATCGACAGCGGGGATAAACATGCGGAGTTCGTCCTCCGCGCGATGGCTTACGGGTTCGCCAAAGCCATCGCGAGCTTCACAGCGACCCTCGGGGGCAAGGCGGACGCTATAGTCCTCACAGGAGGGATGGCCTATTCGTCTCGCCTCGTGGAATGGGTCAAGGCCAGGATCAGCTTTATCGGACCTGTTCTCGTTTTTCCAGGCGAAAACGAACTCGAGTCCTTGGCCCTCGGGGTGCTCAGGGTGCTCAGAAACGATGAGCCCGCCAAGGTATACGAGTGAGAACGGAGGTTGCGAGCGGAGCGACAGGATGTCGGACGTGCAATCCCGACTGACGTAGAACGCAAGCAACAGAAGATCCACGGAACCGGAAAAGACGAGGCAAAGGAAGAACGTTGGATGAAGAGTTTTCAGGACATCTTCGCGGAGTGCGAAGCGCGGCCCGGCAGAACCGTGGCGGTTGCGGGGGCTGGCGACCCGGTCATTCTGCAGGCGCTGGCAGAGGGGGTTGAGCTCGGTGTGATCTCCGGCGGGATCCTCTACGTCACCGAGCCCTCGCGGTTGAGTTCGGCTCGGGACTCACGGTTGAGCTCGGCCCTGGACTCGGCGCTGGACTCGACTTCAGCCTCAGCTTGGAAACGCAGCTTCAAGGTCATAAGCACAGAGAGCGACCGCGAGGCATGCGCCGAGGCTGTTCGGGCGGTGGCCGAGGGATCATGCGACATGCTAATGAAAGGCCATGTTCAGACCAAAGACTTCATGAAAGCCGTGTTGAGCAAGGAAGCGGGGCTTGCTGGCGGTCGCATCCTCTCACAGACCGGCATCTATGAGATCCCCGGCCTCGACCGGCTTCTCCTTGTCGCAGATGTCGGCATAGTGATCTCTCCTGGCCTCGAAGAGAAGGTCCAGATCGTCGAGGGAGCGCTCGAAGTCGCTAGCGCGCTCAAGATCGAAAGGCCCAGAGTAGCTCTTCTATCGTGCGTTGAGACCATCAACCCGTCGATACCTGGGAGTGTTGACGCGGCTGTCATAACGATGATGAACAAGAGAGGGCAGATAAAGGGCGTGCCTTCACTCGTCGACGGGCCGTTGGCGCTAGACAACGCTCTGTCAAAGGAGGCCGCTGCACACAAAGGGATAACATCTGACGTTGCGGGCGCAGCCGATGTGTTGATTTGCCCTGACCTCAACTCAGGCAACATCTTTGCAAAGTCCATAATATACCTCACAGGTGCCCGCGCGGCCGGAGTTGTGACAGGAGCGAGATGCCCTATCGTTCTGACCTCTAGGGCGGATTCGAAACAGACCAAACTGAATTCGATGGCTGTGGCGGCCCTGCTGTAGCGGCTGATGTTGAGGGAGCTTTTGGGGAGGTTGAAGCCCGAGTGCAGTTGACAGTGGGAGAGGCGTTGGGACTGAACCCTCTAAACCTAGCCCGGGTGATCGCAGGCGAGGCGGGCCTCTCCAACGCCATCGAGTCCGTTACCGTCGTGGATGCGCCGGACGCGGTCGAGTGGCTTCGGGGAGGAGAGCTCGTCCTCACGACCGCTTACTCGATCAAAGACGATCCTGGGGCACAGCTCGCTTTTGTGAGGAATTTGGTTCTCAAAAAAGCGTCGGCTCTAGGTATCAAACTCCGGCGTTTCGTGGACG
Proteins encoded in this region:
- a CDS encoding phosphate butyryltransferase — encoded protein: MKSFQDIFAECEARPGRTVAVAGAGDPVILQALAEGVELGVISGGILYVTEPSRLSSARDSRLSSALDSALDSTSASAWKRSFKVISTESDREACAEAVRAVAEGSCDMLMKGHVQTKDFMKAVLSKEAGLAGGRILSQTGIYEIPGLDRLLLVADVGIVISPGLEEKVQIVEGALEVASALKIERPRVALLSCVETINPSIPGSVDAAVITMMNKRGQIKGVPSLVDGPLALDNALSKEAAAHKGITSDVAGAADVLICPDLNSGNIFAKSIIYLTGARAAGVVTGARCPIVLTSRADSKQTKLNSMAVAALL